The following coding sequences lie in one Megalodesulfovibrio gigas DSM 1382 = ATCC 19364 genomic window:
- the ileS gene encoding isoleucine--tRNA ligase — protein sequence MSDYKKTLRLPQTSFPMKANLTQREPQTLGFWEKEGIARTMVETNSQKGAFILHDGPPYANGNIHLGTALNKILKDIIVKSRNMQGFAARYVPGWDCHGLPIEHKVAQELGEKFAQLPPVAVRKRCRDYAAKWLNTQRKEFKRLGVLGDWDHPYQTMDPAYEAATARELGRFMEKNAVFRSKKPVHWCCSCQTALAEAEVEYKDHASPSIYVAFPLPDAKLAAVFPQADLARAHVVIWTTTPWTLPDNMAVALHPEHEYALVEADGRQFVLAEYFVPGLADKFGWQTWTILAKVPGASLEGLVARHPFFDRPSPIVLADYVTLEAGTGCVHTAPGHGREDYETGLKYGLEILSPLDDAGRFLESVDQMAGLTVFQANPKVIEILKENGRLLGSEKIAHSYPHCWRCKEPVIFRATTQWFVSMAANALRQRTLKAIREDVQWIPAWGEDRIYNMIENRPDWCISRQRLWGVPIVALRCTACDDVWFEAEWVYQMVERFAKHPRGCDDWFEAPMEDIIPAHKPTCSCGGQWKKETDILDVWFDSGSSFAAVLKERPELSLPADLYLEGSDQHRGWFHSSLLIAVGNEGAPPYKAVLTHGYVVDGEGRKMSKSVGNVVAPQEIIDKFGAEILRLWVASVDYTEDVRISDAILSGVVDGYRRIRNTCRFLLGNLSDFTPQDALAYDELLPYDRYALDQALRLHADIQAAYGRYEFHKIYHALYNYCVTDLSALYLDISKDRLYVEGQASRERRSCQTVLWRVLMLMLQDMAPVLSFTAEEAFTHLPAALKPALPSVLCMAAETEAPCMDVALRERWGQVLAIRAAIVAAMEPLRKSGEVGHSLSGQAVVYIDEDLQTALAETGADLRELCILSRVDVHPLGQAPAEALATELGGMKLTVGTAAGGKCERCWIVTPEVTESNDLCARCARVLVEEG from the coding sequence ATGAGCGACTACAAGAAGACGCTCCGCCTGCCTCAGACCTCCTTTCCCATGAAAGCCAATCTCACCCAGCGCGAGCCGCAAACCCTCGGCTTTTGGGAGAAAGAAGGCATCGCCAGGACCATGGTGGAGACCAATAGCCAGAAAGGCGCCTTCATCCTGCACGATGGCCCGCCCTATGCCAATGGCAACATCCATCTGGGCACGGCCCTGAATAAGATACTGAAAGATATTATCGTCAAGTCCCGGAACATGCAGGGCTTCGCCGCCCGCTATGTGCCCGGCTGGGACTGCCACGGCCTGCCCATCGAGCACAAGGTAGCTCAGGAGCTTGGGGAAAAGTTCGCCCAGCTGCCGCCCGTGGCCGTGCGCAAACGCTGCCGCGATTACGCCGCCAAATGGCTGAACACCCAGCGCAAGGAGTTCAAGCGCCTGGGTGTGCTGGGAGACTGGGACCACCCCTACCAGACCATGGACCCCGCCTACGAGGCCGCCACGGCCCGCGAGCTGGGCCGGTTCATGGAAAAAAACGCCGTCTTCCGCAGCAAGAAGCCCGTGCACTGGTGCTGCAGCTGCCAGACAGCCCTGGCCGAGGCCGAGGTGGAATACAAGGACCACGCCTCCCCCTCCATTTACGTGGCCTTCCCCCTGCCCGACGCCAAACTGGCCGCCGTGTTCCCCCAGGCAGACTTGGCCCGCGCCCATGTGGTCATCTGGACCACCACCCCCTGGACCCTGCCGGACAACATGGCCGTGGCCCTGCACCCCGAGCATGAATACGCCCTGGTGGAAGCCGACGGCAGGCAATTCGTCCTGGCGGAATACTTTGTCCCCGGTCTGGCCGACAAGTTCGGCTGGCAGACCTGGACCATCCTGGCCAAGGTCCCCGGCGCATCGCTGGAAGGGCTCGTGGCCCGGCACCCGTTCTTCGACCGGCCCTCGCCCATCGTCCTGGCCGACTACGTGACCCTGGAGGCCGGCACCGGCTGCGTGCACACCGCCCCGGGCCACGGCCGCGAGGACTACGAAACCGGCCTTAAGTACGGGTTGGAGATCCTCTCCCCCCTGGACGACGCCGGGCGGTTCCTGGAATCCGTGGACCAGATGGCCGGCCTCACGGTGTTCCAGGCCAACCCCAAGGTCATTGAGATCCTCAAGGAAAACGGCCGGCTGCTGGGGTCCGAAAAAATCGCCCACAGCTATCCGCATTGCTGGCGCTGCAAGGAGCCGGTCATCTTCCGCGCCACCACGCAGTGGTTCGTCTCCATGGCTGCCAACGCCCTGCGCCAGCGGACCCTCAAGGCCATCCGCGAGGACGTGCAGTGGATTCCTGCCTGGGGCGAGGACCGCATCTATAATATGATCGAAAACCGGCCGGACTGGTGCATCTCCCGCCAGCGCCTGTGGGGCGTGCCCATCGTGGCCCTGCGCTGCACGGCCTGCGACGACGTCTGGTTCGAGGCGGAATGGGTCTACCAGATGGTGGAACGCTTCGCCAAACATCCCCGCGGCTGCGACGACTGGTTCGAAGCGCCCATGGAAGACATCATCCCCGCCCACAAGCCCACCTGCAGCTGCGGCGGGCAGTGGAAAAAAGAAACCGACATCCTGGATGTGTGGTTCGATTCCGGCTCCAGCTTCGCCGCCGTGCTCAAGGAACGGCCGGAGCTTTCCCTGCCGGCGGACCTGTACCTGGAAGGCTCGGACCAGCACCGCGGCTGGTTCCACTCCTCCCTGCTCATCGCCGTGGGCAACGAAGGCGCGCCGCCGTACAAGGCCGTGCTCACCCATGGCTACGTGGTGGACGGCGAAGGCCGCAAGATGAGCAAGAGCGTGGGCAACGTGGTGGCCCCGCAGGAAATCATCGACAAGTTCGGGGCGGAAATCCTGCGCCTGTGGGTGGCCTCCGTGGATTACACGGAAGACGTGCGCATCTCCGACGCCATCCTGAGCGGCGTGGTGGACGGCTACCGCCGCATCCGCAACACCTGCCGCTTCCTGCTGGGCAATCTGTCCGACTTCACCCCGCAGGATGCCCTGGCGTACGACGAGCTTCTGCCCTACGACCGCTACGCCCTGGACCAGGCCCTGCGCCTGCACGCGGACATCCAGGCCGCCTACGGCCGCTACGAATTCCACAAGATCTATCACGCCCTGTACAACTACTGCGTCACGGATCTTTCCGCCCTGTACCTGGACATCTCCAAAGACCGGCTTTATGTGGAAGGACAGGCCAGCCGGGAACGGCGCTCCTGCCAGACCGTGCTGTGGCGCGTGCTCATGCTCATGCTGCAGGACATGGCTCCCGTGCTGTCCTTCACGGCGGAGGAAGCCTTCACCCACCTGCCGGCGGCCCTCAAGCCGGCACTGCCCTCTGTCTTGTGCATGGCTGCGGAAACGGAAGCGCCCTGCATGGACGTCGCCCTGCGCGAGCGCTGGGGCCAGGTGCTGGCCATCCGGGCAGCCATTGTGGCGGCCATGGAGCCTCTGCGCAAGTCCGGCGAGGTGGGGCATTCCCTCTCGGGGCAGGCTGTCGTGTATATTGATGAAGACCTGCAGACCGCCCTGGCCGAAACCGGTGCGGATCTGCGCGAGCTGTGCATCCTCTCCCGTGTGGACGTGCACCCCCTCGGGCAGGCTCCCGCCGAAGCCCTGGCCACGGAGCTAGGCGGCATGAAACTCACCGTGGGCACGGCGGCCGGCGGCAAATGCGAACGCTGCTGGATTGTGACGCCAGAGGTCACGGAATCCAACGATCTCTGCGCCCGCTGCGCACGTGTTCTGGTGGAAGAGGGCTAG
- a CDS encoding NIL domain-containing protein, with protein sequence MADCLKGYRKIVLLTFPPEVSGNPVVCVIAKKYDISFSILQAQITPRKEGHMTLELCGPEENYKLAMAYLQEQGVRITPAAETISRDDDSCVHCGMCTAMCPNDSLSLDPVTRRVLFDSERCTACGMCTRVCPVKAMHADVDMEQLH encoded by the coding sequence ATGGCAGACTGCCTCAAAGGCTATCGCAAAATCGTCCTCCTCACCTTTCCGCCGGAAGTGTCCGGCAATCCCGTGGTATGCGTCATCGCCAAAAAGTACGACATCTCCTTCAGCATCCTGCAAGCGCAGATCACCCCCCGCAAGGAAGGGCACATGACCCTGGAGCTCTGCGGCCCGGAGGAAAACTACAAGCTGGCCATGGCCTACCTGCAGGAACAGGGGGTGCGCATCACCCCGGCGGCGGAAACCATCTCCCGCGATGACGATTCCTGCGTCCATTGCGGCATGTGCACCGCCATGTGCCCCAACGACAGCCTGTCCCTGGATCCCGTCACCCGTCGCGTGCTCTTTGACTCCGAACGCTGCACCGCCTGCGGCATGTGCACCCGCGTCTGCCCGGTCAAAGCCATGCATGCGGATGTGGACATGGAACAACTGCACTGA
- a CDS encoding PLD nuclease N-terminal domain-containing protein, translating into MNIPLLQWFATLPPEKQLLYAAGLTLPLLANFLAIWHAYKRQFNSPLEKVLWLGVGLFLPFLGGLPYWLIGAWRGRVPTAAASPPGSSPEATNLD; encoded by the coding sequence ATGAACATTCCCTTGCTGCAGTGGTTTGCCACCCTGCCGCCGGAAAAGCAGCTGCTGTACGCCGCAGGACTCACCCTGCCCCTGCTTGCCAATTTTCTGGCGATCTGGCACGCGTACAAACGACAGTTCAATTCGCCGCTGGAAAAAGTGCTCTGGCTCGGCGTCGGATTGTTTTTGCCGTTTCTGGGTGGCCTGCCGTACTGGCTCATCGGCGCATGGCGAGGCCGCGTGCCGACTGCCGCCGCCTCCCCGCCCGGCAGTTCCCCCGAAGCGACTAACCTCGACTAA
- the ybgF gene encoding tol-pal system protein YbgF: protein MSHSKRRTMPTVTVLALAGLALASCTGKEIDALNARVAALEQRMNSLEEIRPNQANMSAEIDVLRADVNMLRGKADEFDRRFKAPPVETLPAFAPPLNATTPLPGLAPSLTPGQPQGLSPSQAAELGAPSAVLAPATPPMPRNQVVSESDEPAAAPGADPAQAAYNEARAQFNARNYQAAQAMWEQFVNAHPTHELASNAIFWQGEAFFQLKEYPKAILAYQEIISKHSDTPKAAAAYLKQGIAFIQIGKTKAGQVQLQHVIHKYPNTPEAKRAMEYLKSPN, encoded by the coding sequence ATGTCCCATTCGAAACGTCGCACCATGCCCACCGTGACTGTGCTTGCCCTGGCCGGCCTTGCCCTGGCCTCCTGCACGGGCAAGGAGATAGATGCCCTGAACGCCCGCGTGGCCGCCCTGGAACAACGCATGAACAGCCTGGAAGAGATTCGTCCCAACCAGGCGAACATGAGCGCGGAAATCGACGTGCTGCGCGCAGACGTGAACATGCTGCGCGGCAAGGCGGACGAATTCGACCGCCGTTTCAAGGCGCCGCCCGTGGAAACCCTGCCGGCCTTTGCCCCGCCGCTCAACGCCACCACCCCGCTGCCGGGCCTTGCGCCAAGCCTGACTCCGGGCCAGCCGCAAGGATTGTCGCCTTCCCAGGCGGCAGAGCTCGGCGCGCCCTCTGCAGTGCTGGCACCGGCCACACCGCCCATGCCGCGCAATCAGGTGGTGTCCGAAAGCGACGAACCGGCCGCAGCCCCCGGCGCAGACCCGGCGCAAGCCGCCTACAACGAGGCCCGCGCCCAGTTCAACGCCCGCAACTACCAGGCCGCCCAGGCCATGTGGGAACAGTTCGTCAACGCGCATCCCACCCATGAGCTGGCTTCCAACGCCATTTTCTGGCAGGGCGAGGCCTTCTTCCAGCTCAAGGAATACCCCAAGGCCATCCTGGCGTACCAGGAAATCATCAGCAAACATTCGGACACCCCCAAGGCGGCGGCGGCCTATCTCAAACAAGGCATCGCCTTCATCCAGATCGGCAAAACCAAGGCCGGCCAAGTGCAACTGCAACACGTCATCCACAAGTATCCCAACACCCCGGAAGCCAAACGGGCCATGGAATACCTGAAAAGCCCCAACTAA
- a CDS encoding PilZ domain-containing protein, with the protein MPGPDELDAGGAFQERRQFARTPVQMTAWCRLLEHAEAPLRLQEAWAVGGPERTALEVLEKVRLPEGMAAFLLHLDAKLDAMLGFLLAEKLAKEFPYTMRVVELSGNGIRTQTMAPLQPGALLEVALLLHHAPVRVAGAVARVLRADTEPPPSGEAPAFALEFAHIREPDFEAIMQFVFHEERKRLRERLRSR; encoded by the coding sequence ATGCCCGGCCCTGACGAACTCGACGCAGGAGGCGCCTTCCAGGAACGCCGTCAGTTTGCCCGCACCCCCGTGCAGATGACGGCCTGGTGCCGGCTGCTGGAACATGCGGAAGCCCCCCTGCGCCTGCAGGAGGCCTGGGCCGTGGGCGGGCCGGAACGCACCGCCCTGGAGGTGCTGGAAAAAGTCCGCCTGCCCGAAGGCATGGCTGCCTTCCTGCTGCACCTGGATGCCAAGCTGGATGCCATGCTCGGCTTTCTGCTCGCGGAAAAACTGGCCAAGGAATTCCCGTACACCATGCGCGTGGTGGAACTTTCGGGTAACGGAATACGAACCCAGACAATGGCCCCCCTGCAGCCCGGCGCGTTGCTGGAAGTGGCGCTGCTGCTGCACCACGCGCCGGTGCGCGTGGCCGGCGCCGTGGCCCGGGTGCTGCGCGCAGACACCGAACCGCCTCCCTCCGGAGAAGCTCCGGCCTTTGCCCTGGAGTTTGCCCACATCCGCGAGCCGGACTTTGAGGCCATCATGCAGTTTGTTTTTCATGAAGAACGCAAACGGCTGCGCGAACGCTTGCGCAGCCGCTGA
- a CDS encoding protein phosphatase CheZ → MTHAEQHAQQDMLQLAMDSLTRQVVEGLTKNLSVALEQELTRSLSQSLVESEFYRRLSRDMRSGLQEIYQEISRATRPESHTEGEPVQQAEQLFMEASRQLDDILQTTEQATEEIMDVVEKHMALQEEAKAMLAKLRKTRKANDDILKLIEINNELGDNLIKIMTSLSFQDLTGQRIKRIISALKRIEATTFDLYVSTGLSIKAREEAPSKDLETIAQESKAKTTQLKGPQLDASQNDVDDLLKQLGL, encoded by the coding sequence ATGACCCACGCCGAACAGCACGCCCAGCAAGACATGCTTCAACTCGCCATGGATTCCCTGACGCGGCAGGTTGTTGAAGGCTTGACCAAAAACCTTTCCGTGGCCCTGGAACAGGAACTCACCCGCAGCCTCTCCCAGTCTCTGGTGGAAAGCGAATTCTACCGCCGCCTCTCCCGGGACATGCGCAGCGGCCTGCAGGAAATCTACCAGGAAATCTCCCGCGCCACCCGGCCCGAAAGTCACACCGAGGGCGAACCCGTGCAGCAGGCCGAGCAGCTGTTCATGGAGGCCTCCCGCCAGCTGGACGACATCCTGCAAACCACCGAACAGGCCACCGAAGAAATCATGGACGTGGTGGAAAAGCACATGGCCCTGCAGGAAGAAGCCAAGGCCATGCTGGCCAAGCTGCGCAAGACCCGCAAGGCCAACGACGACATCCTGAAGCTCATCGAGATCAACAACGAGCTCGGCGACAATCTCATCAAAATCATGACCTCCCTGTCCTTCCAGGACCTCACCGGCCAGCGCATCAAGCGCATCATCTCGGCCCTCAAGCGCATCGAAGCCACCACGTTCGACCTGTATGTCTCCACCGGGCTCTCCATCAAGGCCCGTGAGGAAGCCCCCTCCAAGGACCTGGAAACCATTGCCCAGGAATCCAAAGCCAAAACCACCCAGCTCAAGGGCCCCCAGTTGGACGCCAGCCAGAACGACGTGGACGACCTGCTCAAGCAGCTCGGTCTGTAA
- a CDS encoding LamG-like jellyroll fold domain-containing protein gives MRRSIIPFGMHLVRCIAMLGVLLCCTTAEARNPDVSSWMVNLSSGSSSTDTNNRNGAPEIAVVGDTVHAVWVTYQSDPYIGQIWYRRSLDGGATWQARIKIVEAPANELDITEYVKRLHVVGTSVHIAYIGHSSGGTWAGTVYYRRSTDNGASFGSAQSLFSATYLSLSHSYINGNGSKVTIAFRLSSSSGYKRDSGEVLRSTDNGATFTQTQCFLYDHNDPAYAGAAVYDLQHVGDNVYVMYGTSNGRGCSYEGESKMYLASSTNNGATFASQLLSIPQSNGCYKAYGGQDGHYASKIAALNNTVSATWAGTNTNSERCVFLRKSTNNGASFLDPLTLYNQTGNSTIQAGQETIRGKGNYLYAMWNTSDAKSMFRTSSNQGTSFGATTEATAGGWWPIVAVDGNSSDGSKAQLFWQGTLRTASNGGANLSGTSLLFPFWRTGWVQRAQIASTTDEALHYVMSAKFYSSSLCGGNCNEDIFYRRHALTPPNPTGRTCLRLRSETVSFESRYDNMHVPDSADVNMPGAFSIGLWVKPAAGGADTGYTNQYRPVVSKPQGIGYSYALGTILSLANPQGQDHTITAEITTAAGTFVVNPGGSNQGYVPTDQWSHLAMTYNPTGGANNFRLYLNGNQIAATTATGTVIADGNPMQAGRYGNWDIDDLHLWNKALTREELLADMRTAACTGTGLQACYNFNNTTKDITGRGNHGILMFQERYVAETRIGTHVPPLMYLLLQ, from the coding sequence ATGCGACGCTCAATCATCCCATTCGGCATGCATCTGGTGCGTTGCATCGCCATGCTGGGAGTACTGTTGTGCTGCACCACGGCCGAGGCGCGCAATCCGGACGTCTCTTCCTGGATGGTCAACCTGTCTTCGGGCAGTTCCAGCACAGACACCAACAATCGCAACGGGGCTCCGGAAATCGCCGTGGTGGGCGACACCGTCCATGCCGTGTGGGTCACCTACCAATCAGATCCGTATATAGGCCAAATCTGGTACCGACGATCCCTGGACGGTGGCGCCACGTGGCAGGCGCGGATCAAGATTGTCGAAGCGCCAGCCAATGAGTTGGATATCACGGAGTATGTCAAACGGCTGCATGTCGTGGGCACGTCGGTGCATATCGCGTACATAGGCCACTCCTCGGGGGGCACCTGGGCCGGCACCGTGTACTACCGCCGCTCCACGGACAATGGCGCCAGCTTCGGCAGCGCACAGTCACTGTTCTCCGCAACGTACCTCTCGTTGAGCCACAGCTACATCAACGGCAACGGCAGCAAGGTCACCATTGCCTTTCGCCTGAGCTCCAGCAGTGGCTACAAACGAGACTCCGGGGAAGTGCTGCGCTCCACGGACAACGGCGCCACCTTTACCCAAACCCAATGCTTTCTGTATGATCATAACGACCCTGCCTATGCCGGGGCAGCCGTGTACGATCTCCAGCATGTGGGCGACAATGTCTACGTGATGTATGGCACCTCCAACGGGCGCGGCTGCAGTTACGAGGGCGAGAGCAAGATGTATCTGGCGTCCTCCACCAACAACGGGGCCACCTTCGCCTCGCAGCTGCTTTCCATCCCGCAATCCAACGGGTGCTACAAGGCCTATGGCGGACAGGATGGGCATTACGCCTCGAAAATTGCCGCACTCAACAACACCGTCTCCGCCACCTGGGCCGGCACCAACACCAATAGTGAACGCTGCGTATTTCTCCGGAAATCCACCAACAATGGTGCGTCGTTCCTCGATCCGCTCACCCTGTACAACCAGACCGGCAACTCCACTATCCAGGCAGGACAAGAGACCATCCGGGGCAAGGGCAACTACCTGTATGCCATGTGGAACACCTCGGACGCCAAGTCCATGTTCCGCACCTCGTCCAATCAGGGCACCAGCTTTGGCGCAACCACCGAGGCCACAGCCGGCGGCTGGTGGCCCATCGTGGCCGTGGATGGCAACAGTTCAGATGGGTCCAAGGCCCAGCTCTTCTGGCAGGGCACCTTGCGCACGGCCAGCAACGGCGGCGCGAATCTGAGCGGCACGTCCCTGCTGTTCCCCTTCTGGCGCACCGGCTGGGTGCAGCGCGCACAGATTGCCAGCACCACGGACGAGGCCTTGCACTATGTGATGAGTGCCAAATTCTATTCCAGCAGCCTGTGCGGCGGCAACTGCAATGAGGATATCTTCTACCGCCGCCATGCATTGACTCCGCCGAATCCCACGGGCAGGACCTGTCTGCGCCTGCGGTCGGAAACTGTCAGCTTCGAGAGTCGCTACGACAACATGCACGTGCCCGACTCGGCAGACGTGAACATGCCCGGCGCCTTCTCCATCGGCCTCTGGGTCAAGCCGGCTGCCGGCGGGGCGGATACCGGGTACACCAACCAATACCGGCCCGTGGTGTCCAAGCCCCAGGGGATTGGCTATTCCTATGCCCTGGGCACCATCCTCTCCCTGGCCAATCCCCAGGGCCAGGATCACACCATCACTGCCGAAATCACCACCGCCGCCGGCACCTTCGTCGTGAATCCCGGCGGTTCGAACCAAGGCTATGTGCCCACCGATCAATGGTCCCATCTGGCCATGACCTACAACCCCACGGGCGGGGCCAACAACTTCCGCCTGTACCTCAACGGCAATCAGATCGCCGCCACCACGGCCACGGGAACCGTCATCGCCGACGGCAACCCCATGCAAGCCGGCCGCTACGGCAACTGGGACATCGACGACCTGCACCTCTGGAACAAGGCGCTCACCCGGGAAGAACTGCTGGCGGACATGCGCACCGCAGCCTGCACCGGCACAGGGTTGCAGGCCTGCTACAATTTCAACAACACCACCAAGGACATAACCGGCCGCGGCAATCATGGCATTCTGATGTTCCAGGAACGCTATGTGGCGGAAACCCGCATCGGCACGCACGTTCCGCCGCTGATGTATTTGCTGCTGCAATAA
- a CDS encoding NAD(P)/FAD-dependent oxidoreductase: MANPLPLIIVGAGPAGLSAAIYTSRASIPTIVLGCQPKVAGDYDIDNYFGFPETISGNELIQRGVQQAQRFGTTLSCEKVLAVHSHPEGCFEVVSDITTRRCCAVILATGVSRMRPGIKNLGDYEGKGVSWCVSCDGFFYKNKPVVVLGEGLFAANQALELLTYTPLVTIITQGKPLNVTPEFRQRLDAAGIPILENKVERLEGDNGLARLICVDGHTLDADGLFVAMGEASSLDFARALGVTVRNNFVEVDAAFQTNIPGVFAAGDCTGGFLQISVSVGEGAVAGKSAIDFIKKHIPELVRTPKA, translated from the coding sequence ATGGCGAATCCGCTCCCGTTGATCATCGTCGGTGCCGGCCCGGCCGGCCTCTCGGCGGCCATTTATACCAGCCGCGCCTCCATCCCCACCATCGTGCTCGGCTGCCAGCCCAAGGTGGCCGGGGATTACGACATCGACAACTACTTCGGCTTTCCCGAAACCATCAGTGGCAACGAGCTCATCCAGCGCGGCGTGCAGCAGGCCCAGCGTTTCGGGACCACCCTCTCCTGCGAAAAGGTCCTGGCCGTCCACAGCCACCCCGAAGGCTGCTTCGAGGTCGTCTCGGACATCACCACCCGGCGCTGTTGCGCGGTCATCCTGGCCACGGGCGTCTCCCGCATGCGGCCGGGCATCAAGAACCTGGGTGACTACGAAGGCAAGGGCGTCTCCTGGTGCGTGAGCTGCGACGGCTTCTTCTACAAGAACAAGCCCGTGGTCGTGCTGGGGGAAGGTCTCTTCGCCGCCAATCAGGCCCTGGAACTGCTCACCTATACCCCCCTGGTGACCATCATCACCCAGGGCAAGCCCCTGAATGTGACGCCGGAATTCCGCCAGCGTCTGGACGCCGCAGGCATCCCCATCCTGGAAAACAAGGTGGAACGTCTGGAAGGAGACAATGGCCTGGCCCGCCTGATCTGCGTCGATGGCCACACCCTGGACGCCGACGGCCTCTTCGTGGCCATGGGCGAGGCTTCTTCCCTGGACTTTGCCCGCGCCCTGGGCGTGACCGTGCGCAACAACTTCGTGGAAGTGGATGCCGCCTTCCAGACGAACATCCCCGGCGTGTTCGCCGCCGGCGACTGCACCGGCGGCTTTTTGCAGATCAGCGTCTCCGTAGGCGAAGGGGCTGTGGCCGGCAAAAGCGCCATCGACTTCATCAAGAAGCATATCCCCGAACTGGTGCGCACCCCGAAGGCCTGA
- a CDS encoding gamma-glutamylcyclotransferase family protein, with protein sequence MPYSSLLIPSCPPPEPAPLRLFVYGTLKRGCYGFEQCCRGYCGLSPAAVRGRVVDRPEGYPTLFIPPEDVLAIGSEDLERDLALPWRYQPVESSVFPALEPPWRFVLGEVLEFRDAADRLPRFDAFEDFLPEDKNCYCRVLAPIITGRSISAAWIYASPHSPRFNAEHCMPSGGA encoded by the coding sequence ATGCCCTATTCCTCCCTGCTCATTCCCTCCTGCCCGCCGCCAGAACCAGCGCCCCTGCGGCTGTTCGTGTACGGTACTCTCAAACGGGGATGCTACGGGTTCGAGCAGTGCTGCCGGGGATATTGCGGCCTGTCCCCGGCGGCGGTGCGTGGTCGGGTGGTGGACCGGCCGGAAGGCTACCCGACCCTGTTCATCCCTCCGGAAGACGTGCTGGCCATCGGCAGCGAGGATCTGGAACGCGATCTGGCCCTGCCCTGGCGGTATCAGCCGGTGGAGTCCTCCGTGTTCCCGGCTCTGGAACCTCCCTGGCGCTTTGTACTCGGCGAGGTGCTGGAATTCCGCGACGCTGCCGACCGCCTGCCGCGGTTCGATGCCTTCGAAGACTTCCTGCCCGAGGACAAAAACTGCTACTGCCGCGTGCTGGCGCCGATAATCACCGGCCGGTCCATCTCGGCGGCCTGGATCTATGCCTCGCCCCACAGCCCACGATTCAACGCGGAGCACTGCATGCCATCCGGCGGCGCGTGA
- the lspA gene encoding signal peptidase II yields MTLARERWLCWLVAGGVFALDQATKWWVATSMTLWTERIPVIPGFFDLVHYLNKGAAFGFLNDAEGWGTVLFTCTALAALGLLSWGIWRKQGLLPGGGVRMRLGLALLLGGTAGNLVDRLRQGAVVDFLDVYINDWHWPAFNVADSAITVGCLGLIWLVATTPAPPEEPGRGRAASRKDSA; encoded by the coding sequence GTGACGCTTGCCCGTGAGCGCTGGCTGTGCTGGCTGGTGGCCGGCGGCGTGTTCGCCCTGGACCAGGCCACCAAGTGGTGGGTGGCCACCTCGATGACGTTGTGGACAGAGCGTATCCCCGTGATTCCGGGGTTTTTCGATCTCGTCCACTATCTGAACAAGGGCGCGGCGTTCGGCTTTTTGAACGATGCGGAAGGCTGGGGCACGGTGCTGTTCACCTGCACCGCCCTGGCCGCCCTTGGGCTTTTGAGCTGGGGCATCTGGCGCAAACAGGGCCTGCTGCCCGGCGGCGGTGTGCGCATGCGGCTGGGGCTGGCCCTGCTGCTGGGCGGCACGGCCGGCAATCTGGTGGACCGCCTGCGCCAAGGCGCAGTGGTGGATTTTTTGGATGTCTACATCAACGACTGGCACTGGCCGGCCTTCAACGTGGCGGACAGCGCCATCACAGTGGGTTGCCTCGGGCTGATCTGGCTGGTGGCCACCACGCCCGCACCGCCTGAAGAACCCGGACGCGGCAGGGCCGCCTCTCGAAAGGATTCCGCATGA